The region CCTGCTGGGGCTGACGGTCCCAACCGATGTTGGGTTTGAGCAGCACCGTATCGCCCTTGGCGATGAAACGCGACATGCCGCCGAGCTTCTCCACCGCCTCCCGCACCATGGCCTCAACCCGCTGCCCCCGCACCACGGCCAGCACCGGGTAGTGGGGATCCGCCGCCACGCGAAAATCCTTGAGGGTGCGCGCCACCACCGGATCGTGGCGCACCGGTTCCCGACTGAAGACCAACCAGCCCCCCGCGCCGGTGCCCACAGCCAAACCGCCCGCCAGGGCCAACTCCCGCAACAAGCGGCGTCGTGACCAGTCGCTTTCCAGAACCGCTTCTTTCCTACGGCTTGGCGTCATGGCTCGCAAAGAGGGCAATCGCCCTTCCCAGTTCCTCGTCAAAGGGTTGGAACACCCCGAAAAGCCCCTCTTTCAGCGGCACGTAGAACCACTCCCCTTCGTAAGGATCGCGCACACGGGTAAAAGAGAGCCCCTGAGTGGAAACGGTCTCGAAGGAAATCCCCTCCCCCTGGAGAAAGGCCTCCAGTTTGCCGAGCAACGCCGCATGATTCTCCGGCTTGCCGGGAGCCAGAAAGGTCGGGAAGGATTTCTCCCCCCCTTCCCGAACAAAGCTCTTCTCGATGCAATTATTCAGAAACGGCATGCCCCGGTAGCTCTCCTTGATGAAGCGCATGCCCGTTTCCCGCCCCAGTTCGGGAAAGCGGAAGACGGCTTTGGCCGTGGCCCCGAAACGTTTGCCGGCAAGGGTGTGAATGGCCTGAGCCAGCGCCAACATCTGCTCTTCGGCCTGCGGTGAAAACGTACTCATCTTCACGAAGAGCGGTCCGGAGATGAAGCGCAAGCCTCCACCCACCCGAAAGCCCGAATCCCCCACGGCCACCGGAACCGCCTGCTCCCCGGCTTCGTCCATCAGCACACCGAAGGCATGCAGCGGCTCCCCCATGTGGAAAAGGTCCACCACCAGCATGGGCTGGGTCGCCCCGGCAGGGCCGTACTCCCCGACCGCGAGTTGCTGAAATCCGGCGCTGCGGAAGTACTCCGCATGGCCGTTGATGTACTCGTAAAGATTCTCACTACCATAATGGCGGACCGGTTCCAGACGGGAAAAGTTCCCGGACCGGGGTGGGAAAAGGGCGGCAAGTCCCTGTTCCTTCCTGGCGGCGGTAAAATCGAGCAGATCGGCATCGTAGCGCTGCCCGTCCCAATAGATCGCCAGGGTCAGGAGCGGCAGGAGGAGGAGCAGAACCAGGCGCACCCACGGGGGCACTCCCTGATTCGGCTCCTCCTTTATGGGGGAACTCTCCGTCAAGGCCGGTCTCAGACCGTCCAGGAGAGGCTGCGATGGGCGGCCCGCAACTTCTCGCCCACCGGAAGCCCGTGGGGGCAGGCGTTGCTGCAGGCTTCGTCCGCGCAACTTCCGCAGACGGCGGCGGGATGTTCCAGGGCGGCGTAGGATTGCATGGCCCGTTTTTCGTCACCGTAGGATTCGAAGTACATCTGGTAACGCAGGATCGAGGCGATATCCACGCCGTGAGGACAAGCCGGTTCGCAATCGCCGCAACCGGTCCGGCAGTAGTCGTTGCCGTAGAGTCCGGCGTAATGGTCGAGAACCCGTTGGTCCGCCTCGGCGAATTTGGCCCCGGATGCCCCCAGGAAAAGGTCCAGATCCGGAACGCTTTTCATGGTCACCACCAGGCCCGCCACCTCCGGATGGCGCAGAACCCATTTGAATGCGGCATGTTCGAAGGGAACGCCACCGACTTCGATCCCCGTCTCCTTGGCCCCGACCAGGGTCTTCATGGCGATGACGCCCACATGGTTCTGGTGGGCTATCTTGATCACCTCGGGTACCTTGGGGAACTTCAGGAAGTTGAAGGCCACCATGATCAGATGGTAGTGCATGGACTGCACGGCCGTCAGCAACAGATCTTCCAACATGTTGGGCCCATGGGAGGAGACGGCCAGAAAACGCACCTTGCCGGCTTGTTTGAGCTGGTAGAAGGCCTCCAGCATGTTGGAGTCGGTCAGGCGCTGCCGCTCCTTTTCCACATCCCGCCCTTCGCCGATGGCGTGAACGAAGACCACGTCGAGATAATCGGTATTGAGCCGTTTCAGACTGCCTTCCACCGCACCCACATAGTCGGCCACGCCGGAGCCGAGGGGCAGATGTCCGGGATAGGGATCCGGCTTGCAAAACTTGGATGCTATGAAAAACTTCTCCCGATCTCCGGGACGGGCCTTGATGGCCTCTCCGATGAAGGTTTCGCTCTGACCGTAATCGGGAGCGGTATCAAAATAGTTGATTCCGCGATCCAATGCCCGCAGAATCATGGAAGCGGAAGGCAGTTTTCCGGCCCCGAAGGAGATATCGCTGATCTTGAGCCCGGTTTTCCCCAGGGTGCGAAACTGCTGTACCCGGGCTTTTCCGCTGTCGGCGGCCAGTCGGGTTTCCGCCCGGACAGGTGTCGCCCCCAACGCGGCGCTCGTGGCCAAAGCAACGGATGATTTGATAAAATCCCGGCGTTCCATGGTCGCAATGGTCCCTTCTTGAAATAAGGAAGACAAAAAGCCCCGTCACAGTTTCCGGTTTTTTGGCGAATAAGACAAGCGGAACCGTTCCCCCTTTCCGGATCACCTCCAACCAGGTCACTCTCATGATGAACCGTTCCGACAGCACTGCACTGGTTCTCCTGCGTTCCGAAGAGGCCAAGAGCCTGATCGGTCTGGCGGTTTCACGCCTGCCCCAGGTGCAGCAAGCCCTCGGGCAAGGACGCATTGTCATCGTCGGGGGTAGCACCACCCGTCATGTGGTGCGTCACCTGCTCGGCGAAGACCCGGGACGCGACAGCTTCGCCGTGGGATGGATCAAGGAAGGACTCCTGGGGGAATCCCCTCCCTCCGGTCGGGGCAAGGGGCCGTTCCTTCTGGAAAACGGCCAGTGGCAGCGCGGCTGGCCGGGTGAAGTCCTGCAACGTTTCACTGTCGGCGACCTCTACATCAAAGGCGCCAACGCCATCGACCCCGAAGGGCATGCCGCCATCCTCATGGCCTCTCCCCAGGGGGGCACCATCGGCGTAGCCTGGCCCCTGCTCCAGGCCCGCGGTTGCGAACTGATCGTTCCGGTCTCCCTGGCCAAACTGATCCCTTCCGTGGCCAAAGCCGCGCCCCTGCTCGGTCAGGGACGGGTGCAACGGGTCATGGGTTCCCCCGTCGGCCTGATGACCATTCCCGCCGGATGCGCCACGCTGATCAGCGAAATCCAGGCCTTTCAGATGCTTTTCGGACTCACGGCCACCCTGGTGGCCGCCGGGGGATTGGACGATTGCGAAGGCGCCCTCTGTTTTCACCTTGCCGGAACTGCGGAAAATTGCGATAAGGCATGGAACTTCCTGGAAAAAGAACGTGCCAACTCCCTTGATCCATGCCAAAATGGTCGTTGAAGGGACGCTTTCCAACGGATTATAAAGAGAAACGAAGGAGATTCCATGGCCAAGCAAGAAGCCGATTTCATGGCGGAAATTGAACAACGTACCCGTCTGGCCTTCACTAACCAGATGGAAATGTTGACCTTCTACCTCTCCGACAGTCAACAATACGGCATCAACGTCTTCAAGATCATCGAGGTTATCGAGACTCCCAAAACGATTACCAAGGTGCCCCAGTCCCACCCCTCCATCGTGGGAGCCATCAACTTCCGCGAAAAACTGGTTACCGTCATCGATCTTTCCAAGGCCTTGCGCCTGGAACCCGTCGATTTTCGTCATTCATTAAGCTATATCATCATTTGCGAATATTCGAACAGCACGCAGGGCTTCATGGTCACCCGACCCAACAAGCTTCTGAACAAGAGCTGGGAAGACATCAAAACTCCCAGCCGCTCCTTCCAGCAGGACGGCTACCTGACCGCCATCACCTACGACGACGACGGGCAATCGATTCAGATTCTGGATGTGGAAAAGATCCTGGGCGAAATCATCGGCATCGACAATCAGGTGGACGAAACCCTGATCAAGGAAGGGCAGTCGCATCGTATCGAGAACTTCCACGTTCTGGCGGTGGACGACTCCCGGGCCGCCCGGGTTCTGCTCGACAACAGCCTGACCCAACTGGGGGTCAAACACGAACTCTACGAAGACGCCCAAAAGGCCCTGGACGCGCTGAAAGCCTCCATGCGGCCCGAATCCACCCGTCGTTTCTGCCTCATCATCTCCGATATCGAGATGCCCGGCATGGACGGATTCACCTTCACCCGCACCGTCAAAGCCGACCCGGAGCTGGCGCGCATCCATCTGGTGCTGCACAGCTCCATGAGCAACCAGGCCAACCAGGTCAAGGCCCAGCAGGTGGGGGCGGACGCCTTCATCGCCAAATTCCAACCCGATGAGATCGCCCGCGTGGTTCTGGATCAGATCAAGAAGGCCGAAGCCAATCCCGATTGCCGATAAGAAGTTCCTTGGAGGTGGTTCCAAGAGAGTGCATCAGACGAACCAGGGCATCGGCCCCCTTGTAAAAGGTGGGCAGATGCAGGTTCTCGTTGGGGGAATGAGCCTTGGCGTCCGGCAAACTGAAGCCGATCAGCAGAGTCTGCGCCCCGAGTACCTCCTTGAAATCGGCCACGATGGGAATGGAAGCCCCCTCGCAAACCCGGTAGGGCGCCGCGCCGAAGGTCTCTTCCAGGGCGCGACAGGCCAATTGCAGGGCCTGCCAGTCACGGGGAACGGCCACACTGCGACCCCCACCCGGAAACCGCCTGATGCGGATGGAGAGGCCTTCGGGAGCCTGACGCTGCAGGTAATCCGACAGCAGAGTCGCCATGACCTCTGGATCCTGGTCAGACACCAGACGCATGGAGAGTTTGGCCCAGGCCTTGGAGGGCAGCACCGTCTTGCTACCCGGACCGGTGAAACCACCCCACAGGCCGTTGATTTCCAGGGTCGGTCGCAGCCAGATGCGCTCCAGCAAGCTGTATTCCGTCTCTCCCCAACCCGAAGTGAGGCCCAGTTCGGCCAGATAGGCGACCTCGTCGAAGGGAATGGCCGCCAACTCCCGTCGCACCTCGTCGGATAAGGGCGCCACCTGATCGTAGAAGCCCGGAACAACCACTTTGCCCTGATCATCCTTCAACCCCGCCAGAAGGCGGGCCAATCCCTCCACGGGATTGAGTACGGCCCCTCCGTAGGTTCCGGAGTGAAGATCCCGGCAGGGACCGGTGGCCTCGACCTCCAGTTGGGTCAAACCCCTCAATCCCACGGTGATGGCCGGCTGGTCGATGCCCCACATGGCCGTATCCGAAACCACCACCACATCGGCCTGCAGCGTCTTCCGATTGGCCTCCAGATAGGGTCTCAGATGGGGACTGCCGATCTCCTCCTCCCCATCGACCAGTACCACCACATTCAACGGCAGCCGCCCTTCGGTGCGCATCAAGGCCTCCAGCGCCTGGATGTGCATCAGAATCTGCCCCTTGTCGTCGGCGCTGCCACGCGCCACGAGGCGGTCATCCTCGATCCAGGGGGAAAAGGGATCCTCCTTCCACTCGGAGAGGGGATCCACCGGTTGCACATCGTAGTGGCCGTATATCAACAGCGTCGGTTTGCCGGGAGCCCCGCGCCACTCCCCCAAAACCAGAGGAGCCCCGTCGGTCTCCTCCACCAACACCGGACTCAGCCCGGCGCGACGCATCAGCCTGGCGCAATGATCGGCACAGGACTCCATATCACGCTGCCGGCGGGAATCGGAGGAGATGGAGGGAAAACGCAGGAATTCCTCCAACTCCTTGAGACGCTTGGCTTTGGTTTCGGCCAGGTAGGAGAGGGCTCGTTCCATACGGCCTCCAAAAAGGAATTGCCGTTCTCAGGAAAGATCGGCTGGATGCTGAATCGTAATCAGGGAAGCGCAACCGGCTTGCAGAGTGGACCAGTCCTCGGGCATCTTCAGTTGCACCACCGTAGCGGTACGCACCAAGCCGGACTCGAAAACGCTATCGGACTGGGGAACGGAATTGGCCAGAAAGGAGGAGAGAAATTCAAGACCGGGATTATGCCCCACAAGCAGGACCGTCTTGGCCTTTTTGGGAACTTCGGCCAGAACTTCCAGAAGCTCATCGGTGTCCGCCCCGTAGATCCGGGCGTCCCAAACAATGCGCTTGCGTTTGAAACCCAGAGTTTCGCAGACCAGAGTGACGGTCTCCCGCGCACGGGTGGCGGGGGAAGAGACCACATGATCGGGCACCAGATCCTCGGATAGCAGCCAGCGGCCCATACGCGGGGCATCACGCTGTCCACGAGCGGCGAGAGGGCGCTCGAAATCGGTGGGGGCACCCGTATCCCAGGCCGATTTGGCATGTCGCATGATCAGCAGTTGACGGGACATGGCTACTCGTTTGATGTCTGATGCGGATCCAGTTGAGATCCCTTGGCCAGGAGATCCCTTGGCGTCCCGTACGGGAATCGAACCCGTGTTGCCGGCGTGAAAGGCCGGTGTCCTGACCCCTAGACGAACGGGACGTGGGCCCACGGGTCAGGAGGATTTTCCCTCCATCCCCGCGCTTGGAGCGACACATTAAATCGAAGTCTCCCCGAAGGCAACCAATTATCTCGCTTCGGGTTGTCTTTCCCCGGAAATTATTGTAACCCACTCCCCAGGAGCCATTTTTTTCC is a window of Magnetococcales bacterium DNA encoding:
- a CDS encoding aldo/keto reductase, which translates into the protein MERRDFIKSSVALATSAALGATPVRAETRLAADSGKARVQQFRTLGKTGLKISDISFGAGKLPSASMILRALDRGINYFDTAPDYGQSETFIGEAIKARPGDREKFFIASKFCKPDPYPGHLPLGSGVADYVGAVEGSLKRLNTDYLDVVFVHAIGEGRDVEKERQRLTDSNMLEAFYQLKQAGKVRFLAVSSHGPNMLEDLLLTAVQSMHYHLIMVAFNFLKFPKVPEVIKIAHQNHVGVIAMKTLVGAKETGIEVGGVPFEHAAFKWVLRHPEVAGLVVTMKSVPDLDLFLGASGAKFAEADQRVLDHYAGLYGNDYCRTGCGDCEPACPHGVDIASILRYQMYFESYGDEKRAMQSYAALEHPAAVCGSCADEACSNACPHGLPVGEKLRAAHRSLSWTV
- a CDS encoding chemotaxis protein CheV; the encoded protein is MAKQEADFMAEIEQRTRLAFTNQMEMLTFYLSDSQQYGINVFKIIEVIETPKTITKVPQSHPSIVGAINFREKLVTVIDLSKALRLEPVDFRHSLSYIIICEYSNSTQGFMVTRPNKLLNKSWEDIKTPSRSFQQDGYLTAITYDDDGQSIQILDVEKILGEIIGIDNQVDETLIKEGQSHRIENFHVLAVDDSRAARVLLDNSLTQLGVKHELYEDAQKALDALKASMRPESTRRFCLIISDIEMPGMDGFTFTRTVKADPELARIHLVLHSSMSNQANQVKAQQVGADAFIAKFQPDEIARVVLDQIKKAEANPDCR
- a CDS encoding dipeptidase, which produces MERALSYLAETKAKRLKELEEFLRFPSISSDSRRQRDMESCADHCARLMRRAGLSPVLVEETDGAPLVLGEWRGAPGKPTLLIYGHYDVQPVDPLSEWKEDPFSPWIEDDRLVARGSADDKGQILMHIQALEALMRTEGRLPLNVVVLVDGEEEIGSPHLRPYLEANRKTLQADVVVVSDTAMWGIDQPAITVGLRGLTQLEVEATGPCRDLHSGTYGGAVLNPVEGLARLLAGLKDDQGKVVVPGFYDQVAPLSDEVRRELAAIPFDEVAYLAELGLTSGWGETEYSLLERIWLRPTLEINGLWGGFTGPGSKTVLPSKAWAKLSMRLVSDQDPEVMATLLSDYLQRQAPEGLSIRIRRFPGGGRSVAVPRDWQALQLACRALEETFGAAPYRVCEGASIPIVADFKEVLGAQTLLIGFSLPDAKAHSPNENLHLPTFYKGADALVRLMHSLGTTSKELLIGNRDWLRPS
- a CDS encoding histidine phosphatase family protein; the encoded protein is MSRQLLIMRHAKSAWDTGAPTDFERPLAARGQRDAPRMGRWLLSEDLVPDHVVSSPATRARETVTLVCETLGFKRKRIVWDARIYGADTDELLEVLAEVPKKAKTVLLVGHNPGLEFLSSFLANSVPQSDSVFESGLVRTATVVQLKMPEDWSTLQAGCASLITIQHPADLS